A region of the Selenomonadales bacterium genome:
CGCTCATCAGGCTGTTGAACGCCGTGAGGAAACGGGATTTGATTTCATCCTCGGTGATATGCGGCGTACTGCAGCCCTTGCCCGGCTTGCCGAGCCGCTTGTACTTGTCGTTGCACTGCCAGATTTCCTTTCGGTAAGTCTTATCGCCCCTGTAACTGCCCCAGACCTTTTTACCAAACCACCCGCCGCAGTCGGCGCAAATAATCTTCGCCGCGAAAATGCTCGTGCAGCTTGTCGGTTTGCCAATCGAGCGGCGGCGCTCTATCTCTACCTGAACCGCGTCAAATTCGTCCGGCTCAATGATGGCGGGATGGCTGTCCTCGACGTAGTATTGCTGAACCTGGCCAGTGTTCTTGACCATCTTCTTGGTGAGGAAGTCCGAGCAGTAGGTCTTCTGCAGAAGCGCGTGGCCTTTGTATTTTTCATTGGTCAGGATTGACCGCACCACCGCCGTCTGCCATGTTTTCTTACCCGCCGGCGAAGGGATGCCATAACTGCCGAGGTATTTGGCGATTGCCGAGAAGGTCTTGCCCTCCATATACAGCCTGAATATCAGCCGCACAATATCCGCTTCGGCAGGGACTACCTTCGGCAAACCGTCCTCGCCCTTTTCATAACCGAGGAACTGGGCATACGGCAGGCTCACCTTGCCGTCGGCCATGCGCTTGCGCTGACCCCAAGTCACGTTTTCCGAAATAGAGCGGCTCTCTTCCTGCGCCAGCGAGGACATTATCGTAATCAGCAATTCGCCCTTGCTGTCCAAAGTGTATATGTTCTGCTCCTCGAACCATATCTCGCAGCCGACCTCTTTCAGCTTGCGGACGGTGGTCAGGCTGTCCACGGTGTTTCGGGCAAAGCGGCTGACCGACTTGGTGACGAGCAAGTCAAACTTGCCCGCCAAGCCGTCGGAGACCATTTGCTTGAAGCCTTCCCGCCGTTTGGTGTTCAGCCCTGAAATGCCCTCGTCCGTGTACCCGCCGACGAATTCCCAGTCGGGATGGCTCTGGATAAATTTCGTGTAGTAGTCCACTTGAGCGTTGTATGAAGTCTTTTGCTCGGATGAGTCGGTGCTGACGCGTGCGTAGAAAGCGACGCGCCGCTTGACCGCCGGGTTCCTTTCCTGTGCCGAGAGGGCGGGAACAGTGGCTGGGATGACCCGTACGTTAGCCATTCTAGCCGCCTCCCTTCAAGGCCTTTTCACGGGCGGCTTGCTTCATCTCGTCCGTCCAGCTTTCGCGGCGGGAGCGGTTCTCCCAAATGACCGTCCGCGCCGAGCCGTCCTTAAAGGCAAACGCCAGAACGCCGTCGTCCGGAACGGTTATCGAGGCGACCCTGGCCGCAAACGCGGCGTCGTCATACTTTTCAAGCCCCAGGGCCTCGGCGCATTTCTCTTTGAGGATATCTTCGGGTATCCGCTTGGCTGCGCACTCGTGCTTGCCGCGATAGGTGTAGGTAGCGCAAGCCCACGATGCCTTGGCGTACTTCGTGCCGACGCCGTTCATCTTCTTGCGGAATTTCGCCCCGCACCGGCCGCAGGTGATAACCCGCGAAAATTCACTGAAAGTAAGCTTACGGGGGTGGTTCGCCTTTGCCGCCCGCCGTGCCATTTCAACCTGTACTGAATTGAAAGTCTCCCTGTCGATAATCGCCTCGTGAGAACCTTCGACGTAGTATTTCGGCAGCTCGCCGTTGTTTTGCTTCTGGCGCTTGGTGATGTGATCGGCGACGAACGCCTTTTGCAGGCACATATCGCCGATGAATTTTTCGTTTCCGAGGATAGAGCCCACCGTGCTTTCCGACCATCGGCCGCCGCATTTCGTCGGCACTCCGAGCCTGACCAGCTTCTTCATAATGGCGTTCTTGCCAAGCCCCGAAAGGTAGTCGGCAAATATCATCCGCACCACCTCGGCTTCCTCCGGAATGACGGTCAGTTTGCCGTCCTTGTAGTCGAAGCCGTAAATGCGGATGTTGCTCGCGGGCCTGCCCTCATTAAAGTCCTTGCGGATACGCCACTTACGGTTTTCGCTGACCGAGCGGCTTTCTTCCTGTGCGTAGCTTGCGAGGATGGTGAGCATTAACTCCCCGTCGTTTGAGAGCGAGTGCAGGTTCTGCTCCTCAAAAAACACGCCGACGCTTAAGGTTTTGAGTTCTCGGACAGTTTCGAGCAAGGTCACGGTATTCCTCGCAAAGCGGCTGATTGACTTTGTGAGGACGAGGTCGATACGCCCTGCCCGGCAGTCGGCAAGCAGCCGCTGAAATTCCGGCCTGCTGCCCTTTGTGCCGGTTTCCGCTTCGTCGGCGTACACGCCGACATACTCCCATTCCGGCTTGCTTTGTATCAGGTTGCTGTAAAAGCTGACCTGAGCCGCCAGGGAGTGGAGCATTTCGTCCTTCCCGCAGGAAACGCGGGCATACGCCGCGACCCGTCGTCTGGTTGGCATCTGCGCCGTAGGTTCAATTTTCGTTATCTTTCTGCCCATAACGGCCTCCTTTCGCAGTACCATATATCACTCTGTTTTCCTTACATAGCAAGTCTTTTTCGAGGAATATACTGCGCGAGGATAAACCGTATTTCTGAGCGAGCAGTGTATTAATTGTTAGCAGGTCGGCTTCGGTAATAACGCCGTCCAAAAACCAATTCTTGAACACCGCCATAGCCGCCTTATAGCGGAGGATTGCTTCTTCCTTGTTCATACGGAAGCCCTCCTCGCCGCTCCGAAACAAGCTCTGGAGCAGTATTTGCGGTGGGCGTTGCCATAGCTTTCGAACTCCGCTCCGCAGGCCGGGCAGGCGAAACGGTAGACTGCCTTGCGGTTTACGGCTTCGGGGTGGGCCTTCCACCACACCATACGGCATTTGTCGGAGCAGAAGCGCTTCCGCTTCGCCCCCGGCGTATGTTCCAGGGGGCGGCCGCAGTTGGCGCAAGCGTCCATAGTGGCGGCTTGTTCGGCTTTCTCACCGATGCCGATATTGCTCCGGCGGCAGTAGGACTTGACGGTGTTTTCGGATATGCCGAGCGCGTCGGCGATAGCGGCGTAGCTGTCGCCTTTGCCGCGCAAATACGCGATTCGTTGTTTTTGCGTGTTGGTCATACGGTCGCCTCCCATTCCGAGGGGAAAAGGAAAAAACCCCTCACCATCCACAGGACAGCGAGGGGTCAGTTGGCAACCGAAACGTGCGAATTATTCGGTTTTGATGTAAGCGTCGACAAACCCCGCCGCCTTTACCTTGGCGAGCATGGCGTCGGCATTTGCCTTGGAGCTGAACGCCCCGACCTGAACGCGGTACAGCTTTTTCGGCTCGGTGGGCGCTGGCGCGGGTGGTTTCGGCGTTTCACCCGACGTGAGCAGCCGCTTGACCTCGGCGCGGAAGGTGTCCATCGACTTCCCGTGCCTTGGAAACCAGTGACCGGGGTCTGCGTGGTTTGAAGCGATGCCACGCCTATGCCCTTCATAATGCCCGATGATAACGCCGTCAGCCATTGGATCAAAGGTGTATTCCTTGCAGAGGAAAGCGCACAGTTCAGCGGCTTCCTTGTACACGGCGTTGAAATAGGCGGCGTCGGTCAGGTTATCCTCGCAGATCTCAAATGAGATGTGCGTGTCGTTGCCGGAGCCTCTCACGCCCCTGCCGCAGTGCCAGCCGCGATGGTTCCACGGCAGCGTTTGGTAAGTGGCAATCGAGCCGTCGGCAAGCCTCCCGATAAAGGCATGTACGCAGACACTTCTTCCATCCGGCCTGTCCTGATTCCAGTGGTTGTTGTGCCGGTTCCTCCCCAGCAGCCCGTCGTCCGGGCCGACATAACGCCGCAGCCACGGGTTGTTCGCGCCGGTGGAATGAACCATGATGCCTCTTGGCGTAATTGTCCTGCCCGCTTTGTAGCAGGCGTTGTTGGTGAGAATTAACGTGCGCAGGTTCATTTGTCTGCCCCCTCGTCATCGCGGGAGCCCAGCTGTCCCAAAATCGTCTTAAGTTTCTCGGGGATAGGCAGCCCCACATGCGCGGCGTTCTCCAGGATGGAAATGCCTTCGTTGCTCAAATAAAAGAAAATTACCGCCGTCCGGATCGCGCCGCCGTTGCCAATCACCTGACTGTCGACGATATGCCCCACGCCCACCAGCACAAAGATGAGCACCTTTTTAAAGATGCCCCTGGCGCCGATCTCGCTGGATAGTTTCTTCTCCATGACGGCACGCATCACGCCGGTCAGATAGTCGATGGCCACAAAGGCGATTAAGGCATAGAGAAATCCGTCCAGCCCGCCTAAAAACCAGCCGAGAAAGCCGCCGATGGCGGTAAAGGCCGCCTGTACCCAGTTCCAGAATACTTTCATTGAAAAATTGCCCCCTTTCCCCGTATCCGGGGTTTAGCTTCGTAAGAGTGCCTAAACGATTCCTGAACGCAATCGAAATACCAGCGGGTCCTGGTGCCCGAGCGCCCACAACCCGACCCCTTTTAACCCCCATCTGTGCTTCGCCAGGTTAGCCAGCATATCGAAATGTTCCGCATCGGAGTAGTGGGCGATGGAGAACCCCCTTGCGTCCCCTAGGAAAAGCTGGGTAAGCCACAGCCCCCGGTCGCGCAGCCGGAAGGTAACAGCCCTGTCGCTGTCAAAAGCCGCGAAAGAATCAGCGTGCAGATAGTCGAAGTCTGTCGAAATGCTTTCCTGCCTGGTCGCCGGCTCCTCCCCGGGGCCTTCAAAGCGGAAGTAGTCCCACGGTTCAAGCCATGTCACGCCGCTGCGCTGAATGCGCCCCAGTGTCTGGATTTGGCCATCCGGCAGAGCCACGTCAAGGGCCTCCTGCGGCACATAAACATAAGGGTCTCCCGCATCCAGCAGGCCGCACTCACAGGCCGCGCCGCTGGTGCGCAGCCCGAAGCCGCCGGAGACGGGGAGAGCCGCCGTCAAATTAAACACTCTGGTTGTCCCTACCCAGCAGTGCAGCTCGTTTCCCCGACTTCGCACCCGCAGCGTGTACCAGGTGTTTAAACTCACGCCCTGCGCCACGTCCGGCTGCAGCCTTGTCCATATCCCGCCTTGCCTTTGCCAAAGCTCCGCCGTCTGTGTGCCGCGCCGCAGCAAAAACAGATATAGATCGTTTACTCCCTGGGCTTTGAAAACAATGCCCATGGTGCCGCTCCCCGCCGTCATGCGCAGCCTGGCCCGGATGTTCAGGTCGCCAAACCCAAAGTAAGAAAGTTGCGCCTGGGCGTCCGCGCTTGCCTGGTCGGACTGGATTAACACCCGCCTTGCCGGGTCCGTATCAACGCTCCAAGCCCCGCCGCTGCGGCTGTAGAAGGCGAGCGTGTTGTCCCTAAAGTCGTCATACCAGACCCAGGCGTGCTCCGGAGCGCTTCGCAGCACTTCAGGGGTGAGGATATACCGCTCCGGCAGCACGAGGGTGCCGTTTACGTCTTTTAGCCTCCTTGGGGTAAGGGTAAATTCCGCCTCGCCGCCGGTCATGATAAAATTAAACTGCGAGCAGACTCTAAAGCCCCAGAACTGCGTACCATACTGGCTGCCCGCGCCGTGTACCTCCAGGGTGTGGCTTCCGGCAGACAAATGGAACCGCCCGGCCTTCAGCCAGTGGGTGCGGCGATGAAGGGGGTACCAGTCGGGAAACGGCCCGATTTGCACCGGTGCCCCGTTTAGCCGCAGCTGTAAAACCTGGCGGTTCCACCAGGGGCAATTCACCCTTACCGCCAAGTCATATTCCCCCGCCTGGGGGACGGAAAAAGAAAAAAGGGCCAGGCCCTCTTCTTCCAGCACCGGTTGAGTACCGGGAGGCGAACCCGGCGGGACGGGGAGAAGCTGGGGCGCCCTGGGGGAAATCCAGCCGCTGCCCACCGTCATAGCGCCGGAAACCTCGTCAAAGCCGTTGCCTGTCCTGTCCGTAACCTGCCCGGCAAACTCATAACGCGGCTCCTTTTCATAGGCGACCAGGTAATTCCGCCTGACCCGGCCCGCCTGGCCGGAAACCTTAGAGATGGGGCTTGTAACCCGCGCCGCGTCCATGCCTTCCTGGTAATCGTAGATGTGCAGGAGAAGGTATGGGCTTTGGCTGTCCTCGTCCAGAAACCCGGCAAAGGGGAGGCGCGGCTGCAGCTCGTGAAAAGTAAAATCCCCTTGCTGCCAGCCTAGCCAGGCGAGGAAGGTGCCGCCGCTGCCCCGGTAAGCGCCCGGGACAGGCCGCCTATCAATGCGCCAATTGAAGCCGAAGCCGGGGATGCCGAGAAAGATTTTCTCCTTCGGTATCCGCGTTACCGAATAGTCATAGATCTCCTCCATCCACCACACCGGGCTGATGGGCCCGGGAGCGCTGCCTGCCCAGGCAAAGGCGTAGCTCATGATCACGCAGGTATCAAAATATGGCTCCATCCGGCGGTAATCGCACCAGCGCTCCCAGGACGGCGCGCCGTCCCCGGTCATGGGCGGCAAGTCCCAATGCACGTAGCGTTGTGTCGGGCGGCTCTTAATGCTTTCGTAGATCCTCTTCGCCAGGGCCACCACGCCATCCGGGTTGTCGTTCGGCCCTTTTTCCAGGTCGATATCCACCCCAGCGGCGAAAGGGTACATATCCAGAATGCGGTGCAGCTCGCTGATGAACATGTCCTGCGCACCGCCTGTGTTCTCTACGATGGCCCGAAAGCGGGAAAGGATGCCGTCGTTTCTGACCGTCAGCAGGTGGGTGATATGCGGCCAGCGCGCTACCCTTTCCAGATCGGCGGCGGGTATAGTGCCGGTAATCCGCCCGGTGTTGTCAGGCACCAGAAAATCAAACAGCCCCATATGGGTTATCCTGTCGCCGTAATCCCACCATTCTTGCCTGGCCCGGGTGGTCTTTAAGAAAGACCAGGTCATAAACCCCCGGCCTTCCTGCCGCATACCGCTCATATCCTTTTCCCTCCTTCCGCCAGCTGCCATTCCTGCAGTGCGATGAGCACCCTGGCCGAAGGCTCCGGCCGCAAAGTTGCCTGTCCCGCGTCCAGCCCCAGCAGAGTAACAGGGAAGCGGGGATTGCCCCAAGCGGCATAGAGGAACCGGCCTTTAAACTGAACGGGGCTGCCATCTTGCGATACCCGCCGCTCAGTGCCGATAACCGCTAACTCCTGGTTGCTCGCCAGCACTTGCGGGAAATAAAAAAGCCTGGTCAGCCGGTCCTGCCCCAAGGCGATGCCTTTGCTTAAGTTTTCCTTTGCCCTGATGTGAAAGTCCAAGGCCGTGGGCACAATTACCGCCCCCGGCTCCACCGCCCAGTAGGCGCCACGGTTGGGGACAATCAAGGTCTTAGCGCCCCTTACCACGGCGTTGTAGTGCTTTGGCGGGGACGGGCTGCCGTTTTCCCGCAGTTTTTGCAGCATCTCCTTGGTGTTTTGGGAGTAGCCGGTTAAATGCTTTCCTTCCTGGAGCATCACGTCCGTAAACAAAAAAGAGCCCGCGGCGTCAGAGATTACCGCTTGGGCCCGGATACTGGCCAACCGTTTCCCCTCTTCCGGCGCGAAACGAAATAAGTAACGTTTCATTTTCCGCACCTACTCAAAGGAGAAGCGCAGCTCCGCGGGGTGGCCGTTCCACAGTGTAGCCAGCCTGCCGCCCTGCAGCACGATGTCGGCGATGTTGACCTGGCCGCTTGCGTCCTCCAGGCAAAGGCGCACTTCGATTCTCTCAACTTTTTTGCTTGGGGACACAGACTGCACATAAGGCTCAAAAAATGCCATGGCGCATAACTCCTTACTCAAGGACCAGGGAAACAAACCGCGTTTCGCTGCTGCCGTCCTCGTAATGGATGATCACCTCAACCCCGACCCTGCCGTTTGGCCCCAGCTGGACATTTTCCAAGGCCGCCCGCAGGCTTAACACATAGCTGTCCCGGTGGGCGGGATGCACGGTCTGCGTCAGCGTCTTGGATACGCCCAGCGCGCCCACAGCTTTAAAAGACGCGCCGCCTGAATAGCCCTTTGTGCCATCCACCGTCCAGCCGTCGTTTATCCAGTATGCGGTACCGCTCTCCGCCCGGGAGTTTAGGAGCAGGTTAAAGACGGAGAGCTGCTCGATGTCTTTTTTGTCCACCATATCCGCCGTATCAAACAAAGCCACGGAGTGCTTAACCTGGCTGAGCGTCTCCGAGAGGTCTTTGCGGACAGCGGCCAGCTCGATTTCGCTCCGCCAGGGCTCCTCCACAAAATAGCGCATGCGCACGACCCTTGTCTTGACATAAATGCCGGAATCCTCGTCGTAAACCGTCACCACATCGCCCAGGCTGACCTTTTCCCCCTCATAACCCGGCAGGGCGGAGAGGTCGACAATACCGCACTCATAGCTTACCTGCGCCTGGCTGACGGCGGAGAGAAACGCCTGGGCATATTCTTTCAGTTGGTTGGGGTCGGTGAATTCCTCTGCGACAAGGACTGCAGAAGGAGGGGGATCGTAGCCGCTCTCCACCTCCAGATAGGGGATGCCGCTGTTCACCGTGGCGATAGTCAGGCCGCCCCTGCCCCGGGGATAAACCCTGGTCGCCTGCTCGATTACGTTTCTTTCCTCCTGGGCCCGGCGCAGGTTTTTCCCCCTTAAAAAGAAAACGTTGCGTTCTTCCCCCGCGGCGTCCCGCAGGGACACCGTTTTTTGTTTTGTCTGAAAACCCAGCTCCACTTGAAAGAGGCGCTCCATCTCCCGCAGCGCTTCCAGGCGGTTGCAGCCGCCCCGGAAAACGAAGGGCCGGACGGAGGAGGCAGGAGCGTCCCCCGCCTGCCAGCCCGTGCCTGATAAAAGGTAGGCAAGCACATCCGCCGCTACGGCGTTTTCCCATTCCCGCGCGGGCGCGTCCGGAGCTTTCAGCAAATCGTACCACAGCGCCCAGGCTTCAACCTGCCAGTACCTGGCCCCCGAGTCGTCCTCCTCGTTGGCGAGCACCATCGCCCGGTAAACGCTCCCCGCCAGGTCAAGCATCATGCCGGTCTCCAAAGCTTCCGCGCCGGGCTTTACCGGCAGCTTGAACTCCAGCCGGTCTTCGCTGCCCAGGGTCTGGTGCACGATGATCTCATAGGCGTCGTGCAGGAGGGCGACCGGCTCCATCTGCTTGTTGACGACGACAGGCACGGCGAAGCCCAGCCGGTCATACCAGGGAACCGGGTGCCAGGGGAGAAGGATGCGGTTGTAAAGAGGCCCTGTGTTATACCGCCTGCCGCTGTTATACACTGCTACGCCCTCCTTAGGAAGACAGCGGGCCTAGCCCCGGTGATCTGCGCCGCGCCTAATGGAAAGGCGGCGGGGAAACCGTCAGCGTAGGCCCTGGCCAGCCGGTAGCCGGTAATCCAGGCCGCCCCCAAATCCTCGCTGCCCAGCGCCAGCATGCCCGTGCTGGCCAGGCCCTGCAGGCTCGGCGTAGCGTCCTGCAGTCGCGCCAGCCAATAAAGGCCGGGCAGAAGCGTTAAATTCGCCTCCAGCCACCTGATGCCCGTCGTGCCTGTGGTCACTACCCCGGCGTCAAGGATCAGCGCGCCCGGATAGACCGCGCCGCTGTCGGCGTATACCCCGAGCCGCGCGTTGCCAGCGGCGGCGGTAGTGACATTGACGGCGACGCGGTCGAAAGACTGGGCGGCCGGCACATAAAACGGCAAAAGGTCGATGTTGTTGGCCGCGGTGGTCAAGGGGGCCATCCCGGCGGCGGTGATACCGGCGTGGTACAGCCCGAGCCGCCGGTAAC
Encoded here:
- a CDS encoding phage tail protein, which produces MYNSGRRYNTGPLYNRILLPWHPVPWYDRLGFAVPVVVNKQMEPVALLHDAYEIIVHQTLGSEDRLEFKLPVKPGAEALETGMMLDLAGSVYRAMVLANEEDDSGARYWQVEAWALWYDLLKAPDAPAREWENAVAADVLAYLLSGTGWQAGDAPASSVRPFVFRGGCNRLEALREMERLFQVELGFQTKQKTVSLRDAAGEERNVFFLRGKNLRRAQEERNVIEQATRVYPRGRGGLTIATVNSGIPYLEVESGYDPPPSAVLVAEEFTDPNQLKEYAQAFLSAVSQAQVSYECGIVDLSALPGYEGEKVSLGDVVTVYDEDSGIYVKTRVVRMRYFVEEPWRSEIELAAVRKDLSETLSQVKHSVALFDTADMVDKKDIEQLSVFNLLLNSRAESGTAYWINDGWTVDGTKGYSGGASFKAVGALGVSKTLTQTVHPAHRDSYVLSLRAALENVQLGPNGRVGVEVIIHYEDGSSETRFVSLVLE
- a CDS encoding phage holin family protein, whose translation is MKVFWNWVQAAFTAIGGFLGWFLGGLDGFLYALIAFVAIDYLTGVMRAVMEKKLSSEIGARGIFKKVLIFVLVGVGHIVDSQVIGNGGAIRTAVIFFYLSNEGISILENAAHVGLPIPEKLKTILGQLGSRDDEGADK
- a CDS encoding recombinase family protein, whose translation is MANVRVIPATVPALSAQERNPAVKRRVAFYARVSTDSSEQKTSYNAQVDYYTKFIQSHPDWEFVGGYTDEGISGLNTKRREGFKQMVSDGLAGKFDLLVTKSVSRFARNTVDSLTTVRKLKEVGCEIWFEEQNIYTLDSKGELLITIMSSLAQEESRSISENVTWGQRKRMADGKVSLPYAQFLGYEKGEDGLPKVVPAEADIVRLIFRLYMEGKTFSAIAKYLGSYGIPSPAGKKTWQTAVVRSILTNEKYKGHALLQKTYCSDFLTKKMVKNTGQVQQYYVEDSHPAIIEPDEFDAVQVEIERRRSIGKPTSCTSIFAAKIICADCGGWFGKKVWGSYRGDKTYRKEIWQCNDKYKRLGKPGKGCSTPHITEDEIKSRFLTAFNSLMSDRDGLIEDCRLAQGVLCDTAALDAELAELHREIEVVMELSRKAIYENARTAVNQKEWAERNKAYLERHRIALERVDELETAKRERLGKAKIIEGFIRDIESRPLAITEFDEKLWLAVIDAATVGRDGMVVFRLRNGSEVTA
- a CDS encoding N-acetylmuramoyl-L-alanine amidase is translated as MNLRTLILTNNACYKAGRTITPRGIMVHSTGANNPWLRRYVGPDDGLLGRNRHNNHWNQDRPDGRSVCVHAFIGRLADGSIATYQTLPWNHRGWHCGRGVRGSGNDTHISFEICEDNLTDAAYFNAVYKEAAELCAFLCKEYTFDPMADGVIIGHYEGHRRGIASNHADPGHWFPRHGKSMDTFRAEVKRLLTSGETPKPPAPAPTEPKKLYRVQVGAFSSKANADAMLAKVKAAGFVDAYIKTE
- a CDS encoding recombinase family protein, yielding MGRKITKIEPTAQMPTRRRVAAYARVSCGKDEMLHSLAAQVSFYSNLIQSKPEWEYVGVYADEAETGTKGSRPEFQRLLADCRAGRIDLVLTKSISRFARNTVTLLETVRELKTLSVGVFFEEQNLHSLSNDGELMLTILASYAQEESRSVSENRKWRIRKDFNEGRPASNIRIYGFDYKDGKLTVIPEEAEVVRMIFADYLSGLGKNAIMKKLVRLGVPTKCGGRWSESTVGSILGNEKFIGDMCLQKAFVADHITKRQKQNNGELPKYYVEGSHEAIIDRETFNSVQVEMARRAAKANHPRKLTFSEFSRVITCGRCGAKFRKKMNGVGTKYAKASWACATYTYRGKHECAAKRIPEDILKEKCAEALGLEKYDDAAFAARVASITVPDDGVLAFAFKDGSARTVIWENRSRRESWTDEMKQAAREKALKGGG
- a CDS encoding helix-turn-helix domain-containing protein, coding for MTNTQKQRIAYLRGKGDSYAAIADALGISENTVKSYCRRSNIGIGEKAEQAATMDACANCGRPLEHTPGAKRKRFCSDKCRMVWWKAHPEAVNRKAVYRFACPACGAEFESYGNAHRKYCSRACFGAARRASV